A window of Miscanthus floridulus cultivar M001 chromosome 12, ASM1932011v1, whole genome shotgun sequence genomic DNA:
tttctttaggcccttcgtatgttcgggtatcataggcttttccttaaacccatgccggctacgtgttctctgaacacgttgggtggtaagccctttgtgagcagATCcacgagcattttctctgtacttatatgctcaagatttattatatgatcccgaactttatctttcacaacatagtactttatgtcaatgtgtttggcagcaccactcgacctattgttgtgagcgtactgtaccgctggattgttatcacaatacaatcgcagtggttcatttatatcatcaatcactttcaatccgggtatgaatttcttcagccaattcacctgccccgttgcctcatagcatgctacaaactcggcatacattgtcgaggatgtagttacgatttgtttggagcttttccacgatatagcccctcctacgagagtaaatacatatcctgatgtggattttctttcatctcccgcataatcagaatctgaatacccctctatctgcagggaatcagatcttctatacgtaagcatgaggcctttcgtaccctgcaaataacgcaggactttcttcactaatttccaatgttcaattcctaaATTCTTTttatatctgccaagtaacccggtaacaaaagctaagtcagggcgtatacacacttgagcatattgtaaacttccaacagctgaagcatacggtaccgctttcattcggtcaattttatattggttcttgggacactgatgttccccaaatctatcgcccttgactataggagcaggtgaaggactgcacgcatgcatactaaatttcttcaggaccttttctatgtatgccttttgcgataatcctagaaccccttttctcctgtctcggtgaatctctattcccaaaacgaacgaggcctcaccgagatctttcatatcaaagtttaaggacaagaatttcttcgtttccattagtagattgatatcactactagcaagtaagatatcatccacatacaaaattaggaatatgtactttccattcttgaactttgtataaacgcaattgtcctcaacattttcttcaaacccaaaaccttttatcgttctatcaaacttcaaataccactgtcttgaagcttgcttcaatccgtagattgatttcttcaggcggcatcccatattttcctttccttttacgacaaaacctttcggttgtgccatataaacattttcttccaaatccccgtttaggaaagccgtctttacatcaatttgatgtaactccaaatcatagtgggctacaagtgtcattataattctgaaggaatctttacatgagactggagaaaatgtctcattgtaatcaatcctttctttttgcgtgaagcctttcgccacaagtcgcgctttaaatctttctatattcccttgggagtcatatttcgttttgtagacccatttacagcctactattttggctcctttaggaatattttctaagtcccaaaccttattggtactcattgatttcaattcatcttccatggccttaagccactttgatgagtggtcgcttctcatggcttcttcaaatgaggtgggatcatcccccatctgacattcttctgtttcataaacttcatagtcatcagtaatagctgatcttcttattctttgagaccttctaggtgcctccggcacttgttccacatttggctgttgttgttcttcctcatgtgcaacatttggttctataggttcctcaaggataggttcctcaaggacaggttcctcatgttcattcattgtcgccacgggagaacttgcaacaggtgttggcactacaatgtcttgcactgtcggtgcaacagcagcaggtagcgtgaagaatggttcttcaaccattggagtgggtacatgtacccgcttctcctgtaggctgatttctcatgctaccatgctccccctgatcatgttatcctccaagaacacagcgtgtcttgtttctacaatctttgtatgtctgtcaggacaatagaagcgatatcctttcgatctttctagATAGTCAATAAAAtagcagctgactgtcttggagtctaactttcttatgtttgggttaaacacttttgcctcagctggacagccccacacacacaaatggttaagtgagggttcccttcctatccataattcatacggtgttttaggcaccgatttacttggtactcgattaagtatgtgaatggcggttttcagtgcctccatccataaactaatcggtaatgtggagtaactcatcatgcttcttaccatatccattaaggtatggttacgtctttcagccactccattctgccgAGGCTCCTCcagtgtggagtactgagcaactatgccattttcctgtaggaaccttgcaaatggtccaggaatttgaccatatggggtatgtcgcccatagtactctccacctcggtctgatcgtactatctttattttcttattgtgctgattttcaacttcagctttaaatattttgaatttatccaatgcttccgatctttctttaattggataaatattgccataatgagagtagtcgtctgtgaatgttataaacgagtcctaaccatccacacttttcacaggaaaaggaccacatatgtctgtgtggattatttctaaaattcctgtgctttgtttggcatctttcttaatttttttgacatactttcctttgatgcaatcaatacattgttctaaatctgaaaattctaagtgcaggagaattgattccttaaccaatcgttccattctcccccttgaaatatggcccaagcgacaatgccataatttcgaagagacagtatcaattctcttccgcttcttagttacatccacagatggggaatcattcacattctcatcacatacattgttcgcattctcagcaagagataataaataaagcttgtcttgtcggaaggcaagaccaacacatttattattaaccagtatcttacacttgccatcaccaaaatggcaatcaattccatcatcatcaagtttcgaaacacttatcaaatttctacgcaaagagggaacataaagtacttctttaagtctgagtacaaaaccattattcaattctaaagaaaaaactccaatggcttcaacattggcttgcactctatttgcaactttaatcgttctttctcctctttgcaaggttctcgtcccacttaacccctgtaaggaattggcaacatgagtagttgcacctgaatcaacccaccaagtggatgtatcataacataaatacagggattcatctacaaatgtaataaattcatcacctttctttagcagagattttaagaagtctggacaatccctcttgtagtgtcccttcttgaagcagtgcttgcactgatctttttcagctccaccatactgctgattctcagaatcctggggtttctttccctgtgaactggaggaagaggacttatcccacttaggtttcccttttggtttagaattcttgccattaaagttttttcttttgttatccttcacaaaatgagcagattcaccttgtgaggactttatcctctcctctttttgagcacacattgagatgagtctttctatgccccatctttcaggctgcatattgtagttcacaatgaaggtgtcatattcttttggcaaagaagcaaaaatcaaatgaatcaggaaatcctcctccttcaaattcatttcttttagcttagatgccgtagtgttcatcttcaaaatgtgctctcttatgctaccaccagtgaatttctcattcacaagcttcttaatcagtgaacttgttgtggccttggtagacccagtaaactgactcttgattttctcaagatattcttttgCAGTAGCACATTCaaggattgagccccttatctgatcttctatggtggccttggccaccaacaggcacttgcggttggagagagtctattgcctatgttcaaggtcatatttcattcttatttcagcatgatcacgcttttgagaagcgaaatcagcgtcagattcattgtcacctctcaccgggtcctctggctcagtaggacacggtgaggtgatggcaaaattgacctctctcaacgcaagttccaattcatacttctcccgccacacacggtgattggttccgttgagtgtcgggatgttggcaatgttcacaatgcatttgcctcctgaaatcacaccagagtaagtaagaaacatttatacataaaattccatgctttaactcaacattggtcaaattaaaacttataattcattcatgcaaaacattttacatcactgttgggcagaagtaaaattaatgcacaatttctcatggatcaaaaattataatattgttattaacaacgttggtcagaaaataacaacatcataatctcatcaaaattatcagaaaatCATCACTTCAGTTAAAATTAAATTAtctcgttggttcaaatttaatcaaaagaGAACGaaaattatcatgcacagcggaaacattaataatcttttcatgtTATTATTTTCCACAAGCACTAAAAAAATTCATtgttttctgagcaaaatatcgttggataaaatttgcacagaaaattgtatcaaaatcattcaaattcatcaaaatatgcatttaaaattactcctggaaaataataacaaaattttatttttcttccttctttcatttcagcccagcgcggcccaaaACGCGCTGAAACCGGCTCGGCCCAGCGGTCCTCGCGcgcacaggccgcacccaggccgcaacctgggcctgggccggcaaatcGCCGCGCGCCCtagcgcccgcctgggccggcgaTGGCCCGTGGATCCGTGGACGTAGGTTTTGATCGGACGGTCGTGCGCCGTCTTCGGCCGGATCAAAACCAACGCCGCGCGGGGGCCTGAAAACCCTAGGTCATTCGGCtcttcccctttctctctcttcgctctttctctcttctcagCCGCAGCGGAGACAGCCGCCACCGAGCAGCCGCGAGCGAGGAAAGCAGAGCGGGCGGCCATGGCGAGccttggcgccgtcgccggccccctcgccggcacgcgtgctccccaacgggtgagcacgccgccgtcgagcggcctggccgcggcgcttccttggccgagcccggtgAGCCCGCGCCCCCGGCtcggcttcttctcccgcgcTGGCGAAAAGGTTCATCCGATGCACCCTAACCCTACCCCTACTTTCCCCTTTCTTTcttttgagttgttcttttcgagTTTATCCGAATGGGGAaaaaactagggttagggttatggtTTGTTCTTGCCGATTCGTTTTCTTTGCTTTTGATTTCTTTCTTTTCGTTCATCCAAATGGAAAacttggggttagggttagggtttcgacccttctttctttcttcttccccttttctctcTTTCGGATTTGCGTCTAGGGTTCTCGGAATCCGACCCTCCCCTTTTCCCTTCTTCAATCCCTTCTTCAGATTTGATttggggaattagggttaggtcttagggtttggttttctattttctttcccgATCCGCATCAGATCGGTCGGTTTCACTTCCCCGATCTGATTTCTTGTCGAACCGtggctccggtaccattgttagaTTTCGTTTTAGGcatattcatcagatcgggatGTATTGGTAGTAGGAATAGGTGTTCGAGTTtcacagagagacagagagaaaggGGTGATATGTTGCAAACCATCGAATGCCGTAGTTGTCGAAGCTCCGGAcggggtttcgttgacggacgccatctgcgcaccggcagcgacgttcggtggagagggagtcggcactgtggcgtcctcggcggcggcgtgtgcgtcggggtggcgttgccggcatcggtggtgcttcccgtcgctagcagcgccccttctcaagatcgggtctagggttaggatgtcggtggggtgactggcggcgcggtaaaccttgtactgcgagccccggcccctacctttcctttatagcgctgtgcgacgggggcccactaaccatgtagggttgggcgcccccgatcaggacgcgagaACAAGGTCCAGTTAGGctgttgggcctaactggtgggagatcaatcctaacacGTATGTGTAATACTTCCCGGATTCACCTTCTCTGAAAGTCGCTTGTATTTGGGCTAAACAAGACTGCAGATTTATCGGAGTTAATCACCTGCCGGAGCACTCTTCATATGTCTGCAGCAGGTCCCTCAAATTGGACGCCTCTTCCTCAGTGGCTCTGCACAAAATCAGTGAGTCGTCCGCAAAAAGTGGGAGACCGAGGGGGCATCCCTACAAACGCGAATACCACAGATCTTCCCTTCCACTTCAGCCTTGGGCAGCAATGAAGAGAAACCTTCAGCACACGAGAGGAACAAATACGGAGATATGGGATCGCCTTGTCGTAGTCCTCTCTCCGGTATGAACTCCTCAGATAGCACTCCGTTCACTCTTGTACGGTATTTCACCGATGTAAGTAACACACTTCATTATCAAATCAACCCATCTTCTATGAAATCCCAGCCGCAGCATCATCTCACTCAAAAAATGTCATTCCACCCTATCGTACGCTTTGTTCATGTCTTGCAGTTATATTTATGAACTCTTCTTCAGTCAGAATTCAACTTCTTCAGTACAGTGGCTGAGGCTTCTTCAGTACAAGTGGCTGAGGATTTCGACAGGACTCTGGAGTTTGGAGGGACAATAATTGAGCGGACAGAGTTCATCCCATTAAGAACGGCAGACTGGACTACCATGATTTGTGAGACGCActtgaaattcatttgaaattcATTGACACTTTTGGGATCCGCTAAGACCATGCAGCTACATATGGATTCACCATTGCAAAACAACAGAGTTCAAAACAACTTAGCTATGGAACATTCAAACATTCCAGACATCAACCTGCTTAGTGCTGACAAGCATCCATGCCCACCTAATCCTATTCTGAAACAAAATGCCCACCAAATCCTATTATGAAACAAAAGACATCCAGAAACGAGAACTTAACAAGGCATTCACCCAACTGAACaattgccaaaaaaaaaacatatgaaaTATTCCTTCATTTGATCTACCAGAAAAAAACCATCACCTCTATCTGATTGAACAAGTGATTTATACCCGTCAGGCACAGCACACAAATGACCAACAAGAACTAAATTCTACAGCTCGTGAAGGGTCCTGGTCTAACCATGTAAAAACAAATCAGCAGCAGGGGAAGCCGCAGAGGTGACATAGGCTCCTATTATACACTCGAGAAATATTAAGAGTTTCTCAAAATAAGCAGGCGCCAGAACAACCAAGCACATCAAAAATAAGTCTCTACGTCTCCCTTCGGGTCCTCCGACGTGGGGCCGCTGTCTCCTCCTTTTCGTCCTCTTTCTCATCCTTGTCACCACTGCTTCCAGCATCGTCGGTCTCTGTGGCCTTGGGCTTCTTCGCCTCAGCTGCAGGTTTTGCAGGTGCCTGGAACAAGCAAATGTAGTGGATTAAGCATTCTCTTCAAGTTCAGAACCATGACAGCAGTAAAACATTGGATGGAAATAACTTACCACTGGCTTCTTGCCACCAAACAGGATCCTGAAGAGAACAGTAACGAACACGACGACAACAGAGACCAAAATGCCAATAGTGATGTTGGGCTGCTTCTCTCCCTTCTCAATAACATCCTGTGCACAAGATATAGATATAACACGTTATTTTCTTGATAACACAAGAATCCTGACGTTTGACAGGAGAGGATAGCAAATATCTCCAAAACTCACAATGATCTTGGTCTTGTAGGGAGCCAAGAACGGAACATCAGCGACCTTGTACAGGATGTCAAAAATCTTCTTCTGCAGGAGCAAAACCAGTTAGGGACAAGATGGAACCACGATGAATAATAAAGAAAGAACAGTTATGGCTGCAAAAGATCAGAAAAATGGATCACCTGGAACTCAGAAAGACCATCTGCACCAGCAGCATCCTCCTCAGccttctccttttccttctcAACATCATACTTGGGCTTCCAGGTCTTCTCAAGAATGGAGGTGGCAACCTTCTCATCATCAGCAATCAAGATATTGTCAAACAGGATGCCATCCTGCATTGTCCAGATCTCAATCCCAATAGCAGCAATTGGATCAAAATCAGGCTTGTCAAGCTCAAAGTACTCAGGGTTGGGGATCTCCTGAGGCTTCCAGATTCCCTTGTAGTTGGGGTTGTCAATCATAGGTGCATGCCACTTGCCCTTGTAAGCAGGATTCTGTTTCATTGGCCTCTTCCACTCGCCACATCCAGGTGCCTCTTCACACTTGGGGTTGTCAATCTTTGGCGCCTCCCATTCACCATCCTCCTCATCGTCCCAGTCCTCGGGCTTGGCTGCCTCAGGATCATCAATCTCCTCAGGTTCATCATCCAACCATCCCTCAGGCTTGGTGGCTTCCTCATCCACAATTTCCATCGGGGCATCCTCATCCCAGTCATCAGGCTTCACTGCATCTGGATCAGGGATTTTAGCTCTCTCATCCCAgtcctctggcttcttgtcatcAGGGTCAGGAATGGTCTTGGATGGAATAAGTGCTGGCTCAAAATCATCAGCAGAAAAGAAGTTcaccttcttcttttcttccccgTCGATCAAAATTCTGACCTCATTGTCTGGCTTCAAGATAGCCGTGTAGACATGAGAGAGCTTGTCATATGGGACAGAAGGTGGGAATTTGAGGTGATGCTCAACATACTTTCCAGTCTTAGGATTCTTGTGCTTAAGGATGAAATGAACCTTGTTGGTTGACCCACACTTATCTGGACCAAACATAATAGTGTATGGAATCTCATTATCAAACTCTTTGGCATCCCATCCAGCATCCTGAGGGCGGATGTACTTAATGTAGGCACCTCCACATTCAAGGCCATTCTGAAGTCTCACTTCAAACTGCAGGACCACTGTCCCATCCTTCAAGGTAACTGGCTCATCAAGCTCCTTGATTATGGCATatttccttgccttctcactAACAAGGAGGCCATAGTCCTCATGGCCATCACTCTTGGCATGCTTCCACACACCTACAAACCAGAGTATGTAAGCATTAAGGTATGAAACAgacagaaaaaagaaagaaagaacagaaaTTATGACTAGTAACAACAATGTTCAAACAATGGCGGGCAACTAGTAGTTAAAATAAGGATTGCGTATAAGAATACTGTTTAAAGTGGCATTACAGGAcgatactactccctccatccacagATGCAAGCAACATGTTGTTTTAGCAAATTTTGACTAAAAAATAGTCCAATTATGGTCGTGTTTGTAGGGTACAAAGGCTGTATAGATTCATATTCAGATTATGACCATGGACAAAAATGTTCAGAGATAAACAGAATATTAGAATCTAACAGGCACCTAGTAAAACTTAGGATTGCAAGCTTACTCCATATAAAGAATGTTTAATGTGGCACAGGATTACAGGAATATAAGATACCACTATCAAAATGAACATACTGACaattttattcttttttgaataACCTAGTTCATTAACACATGCATATAAATAAAATTATCCAAAATCTCTCCTGATGTCTCATGCTATATTCTAGTATAAGTTACTCACTCCGTCCAGTCATGAATCGATGAGGTCACTCCCTCAagtcatgaatacatcagtacaTTTTGGCAGTTCCAGAAACATCAACCATTCGTAACAGCTACAAACCATTGTAACTTGTGCCGGCACAGTCAAAAAGTTATACTGTAAGCTGGAAGGAGACAACACTCCTCGATTGCATAGTACGTTGGAACGCTGAGGCTAGCCACGGCTCTGCATCTAGAGCGGGTGCTGCTAGCGAAGCACATCCGATCGAACTAAAGCACATACATGACTGACAGTATCAATCGTGGATCTCATGAGTTATTGCACAGTTATCTCCCCATTTAAACACCGGAAACTACGATCTGGGACGAAGAAGCTCCCCAACCCCACTAAACCCACGGATCTAAACAGATCTAGCGAAACCATAACGATGCGCGCGCATACCTTGGTAATCATCCTTCTTGGAGACGACCCATCTCCCCTCAAAGTCCTCGTCGAACGGCTCGTACAGCAGCTGCAAACAACAACACCGAAACCCGGAGAGACAATCACAAATCTCACCCACAAAATTGAGAGAACAGAAAAACAAAATAGCCAAATCGCCACAGGTTCGCTTAGATTACCGGATCTGAGGCGCGGATCTGAACGAGCAGCGCCGAGACCACGAGCAGCAGTAGCGCGCGCCCTCCCATCATCCTGCTCAGTCCCGATCTCCTCGAGCCGGGGGAGTTTCTCGAAACCTTCCAACTAGAGCGAAGCGTCCGTCCACGAGAGGGTGCAGAGGAAGGGGGTATAAGAAGGGGTGGGCGCTGTGGAGTGGCTGCACGGCTGAGATTAGGAGAGGGAGAGAAGGAACGGTGGAGATCGATCGATCTGGGCAGGAGGGCCGGCGTTGCGAGGAAAAGGCCGTCGTGTGACTTGTTCCGGCCAATGGGAGGGTGCGGGACGTGGTGCTGACCAATTGCACGCTGCCACGTCTGACTCGTGACGCCTCAGGCTTGTAGGACGCAATGTCAGCCGCCCCACCCCACGCACACGCACAACGGTGGTATCCGGCGAGCCGGTCAAAGTGGGGTATGGCCGTATGGCATCTCCGTCCCGAAATACGGAGTACGTAAAAATTTTGAGTTATTTTTcacgtgtgccattataaaagttcaAAATTCTGTATCTACTTCTCCACCTGtccaaaaaaaatacaattctcgtTTCCCGAGAAGCCAATCAATTTAaattttgaccaaaattatataaaaaatactaaaattagtattattagattagttagagaatgtatttttataataaatttatttggatatataaatattaataccaTTTGACAGAGGGAGAACTAAGAAAGTTTTATGGACACCGGTGATACTATTGTGAACTTTTTTTTTCTCTACATGCCACTTCTATCACATTTTGTCTCTAATGGTGTTAAACAGGTGAATGAAATGACCATGTTGTCCTCGAGTCCGTACGAGTTCTAAATTCCTTCGGTTTTTCTACTATGCCACTTATGTCGGTTAGAGTTCTAAATTTCTTTCCTTTCCTCTGGTGCCGCTTCGTCCAAACTGTTGTGGTGCCAAAATTTAAAATGTTTTTTATCAACACTAATTTAATTGGGATTTCAAATTATTTAAATCACTAattgaaataattttttttcatttttttgcaTTAGCTTGTGCAGGAGGCCATTACCACTCTCTTTTTTTTTGCATTACATCACATTTGTGACCTGCTATGAATAGCACCGAACACGTACATGCAGAGCCTGATATAAGACAACAATTAAATGATCATCCCCTGCAAACATATGTCAAGTTGTGATGAGTGATTATTAGGACATCATCAGGCTTTGGTTCAGTTTGAGATTAACCATAGCGTGAGTGTGTGGGCAACATGTCTCTTAGTTGTGTTGGTGTACAGGTGTAGAGCACAGAGACATTCGACAGCCATGAAGATAAGTAGAGACGTGTAAAGTCGATGGACGGAGAGCGGCGACGACAGATGTGAGGCTTGAACCGAGAGACCAAGATGGCCGGAAGACTGACTATGGGTAGCTGACACTTGTCGACATCAACAAGCAAGAGTACATGAGGAGAGTTGTCGTGTTGACTAAGTCAAGACGGTggttgaccaagtcaagcggAGGCGAAAGAGGACTGGTGATCAGGCGGTCAAGGACAACAGTGACACGTGTCGATATCGTGTAAGAGGCGTAGTAGATACGCTTCTCCAAGGGATTTGGTGGTTTAGGCCTCAAAACCACCAGCAAACGGTtttcgggtttgggcctcaaaacccggttgGAGTTTTCGTAGGAACGCGAAGCGGTATGTGGTGTCATCTCAAAGCTTGCGTCGAGTCGAAGCAAAGTCATGAAAAACTCGTGGCCATTAGATGCACCAATCAAGAGATGGACCATTTTCCCTTGAGGTTCCAATTAGCATTCAACCTTGGGCCTTTCCCCACTTGAGGTGATGTATGGTTACCCTACTCATCAATTTGGCGTCAGCCTAAAGACTGATCAACCAATTACTGACCTGGCGTCTTGGTTGACCTATCGTGAATTGATGACAGAGGTGATCCGACAACATCTAAATCGAGATGCATTGCATGAAGTGTCAGGCGGATCAGCAGTGTTCATGATTAGGTGTTCGTGAAGATACAACCATAAGTGCAGTCATCTCTAGCGCAACGCAGTCATCAGAAATTGTCTTTTAAGTTCTTCAGACCCTGTCGTATTTTGGCTCGCATTGGTTCCATCGCATATCGACTTGAGCTCCCGGCTTCTTCCTCGATGCATCATGTCTTTCATGTCTCACAACTGAAGAAGGCGGTGGGTGCTCACCATTCTGTGACTGTTGCACCTCTATCGAATGCCATCATGTGGAGCATTCCTAAAAGTATTCTCCAGCATCGCACGGTTGTCAAGGGTGCACACTCTATTCACATCGTGGGAAGATTTGGAGTTCGTCAAGCAACAATTTCCTCGCGCCACTGTATGGAGCCATCCTGGCATTGAAGGGGGAATGTCACGGTCGTGCCCACTGTGCCAAGTCCGACAACAGGACGAGCAGGACATCTTCTGTGGGCTACAAGCAAAGTGGTCGAGCAGGCCCAAGTTTTAGAACATGCGCGTATCCCGTCTTGAATGGGCGAAGTCATGATAAACTAGCGCTCCTGTCCGGTGCAAGGCATAGCTACTCCTGCCGTCTACCTCACGTCCGCCTCCTCTCCCGCCCCTTAATTTCTCCCTCCCTATGCCCCTCCTCCTTCGCTTCCTCCCTTGTCGTCGTCCTCGACCCTGCCCTTCTCATCGTCCTCGCCCCCGCCACCAGCCACCGTCCC
This region includes:
- the LOC136496773 gene encoding calnexin homolog, producing MMGGRALLLLVVSALLVQIRASDPLLYEPFDEDFEGRWVVSKKDDYQGVWKHAKSDGHEDYGLLVSEKARKYAIIKELDEPVTLKDGTVVLQFEVRLQNGLECGGAYIKYIRPQDAGWDAKEFDNEIPYTIMFGPDKCGSTNKVHFILKHKNPKTGKYVEHHLKFPPSVPYDKLSHVYTAILKPDNEVRILIDGEEKKKVNFFSADDFEPALIPSKTIPDPDDKKPEDWDERAKIPDPDAVKPDDWDEDAPMEIVDEEATKPEGWLDDEPEEIDDPEAAKPEDWDDEEDGEWEAPKIDNPKCEEAPGCGEWKRPMKQNPAYKGKWHAPMIDNPNYKGIWKPQEIPNPEYFELDKPDFDPIAAIGIEIWTMQDGILFDNILIADDEKVATSILEKTWKPKYDVEKEKEKAEEDAAGADGLSEFQKKIFDILYKVADVPFLAPYKTKIIDVIEKGEKQPNITIGILVSVVVVFVTVLFRILFGGKKPVAPAKPAAEAKKPKATETDDAGSSGDKDEKEDEKEETAAPRRRTRRET